The Agarilytica rhodophyticola genome has a window encoding:
- a CDS encoding class 1 isoprenoid biosynthesis enzyme has protein sequence MPSGISPIRQANLKNIERRPASPPENITHAITGTDSRTPIVNTQSSLDTLLISNPREGTKTNEELYNKAKELINQKFKEVGYNNFEDAYSDAIRILKEKKDPGAFKKAFSVLAEAPKALMGVDGFDEMSAAITVNKLITEATKNTATGSVFSVLVGIGLYGAQEEWREKISDYADLLGEIAQTEDTLKDIVGDTKKGIANQEQSNEKIEDLLKNQTKNIISRLLPKYVPEHISSDDQKKLDTYLANIDSLPAEKLPKFIEEFSKFQFQLVQKQIDKIDKGSAQDLTISMAGMLGAMLTNTAQGITALVGIGSNAQPLLDAAKTMGDIIVPGIFLPSNILASRAGKRAYQAGKLEERRLNEAQSNLQKISNMDVYKSKLNDTQLVANASDHYDMLKRHNKRENINHGKVYGWAQAGMATTSGLALLSLALPPVAIIAKIIGIPSAAITIADSLVYKTYVDKQGDKYRGLERNASGASDAEILSEVAPQAIRPPNMETRRQELNAKLGSIAENDAHLSPKLTTLKAVSMMNSAIRKGKSGVEGENYIARGIKHPLFQRTGLSPLQQNKLMHLSTTDKSFKNLKDRIDKADTKLDKQVVLLQRLLDPEKYHDNNAPRPTEIIGRLITILEKTITKQGDEARAEDSSLDTAASDDKKTNKRQLFKKKNKSQKSLLDDVGKSQFSWKRFHTLNIPSALDNMRQAEELQTRLNSPQGLTEDEKNSLNKLTETNQRNSAAVEKYLHRAIGKLISTEKAWTKGDRQDMFNRLDQLNQEILSVENFYLSNNDQEVSQQVPRSSGESKASFRDANASNSKDRINQTNKQKGKVQTLIDRFETMSKQ, from the coding sequence ATGCCTAGTGGAATATCTCCAATCAGACAAGCCAATTTAAAAAACATAGAGCGCCGGCCAGCATCACCCCCAGAAAACATTACTCATGCAATAACTGGCACTGATTCTAGAACACCTATAGTTAATACACAGAGTTCTCTCGACACACTTCTTATATCCAACCCTAGAGAAGGTACTAAAACTAACGAAGAGCTATACAACAAAGCAAAAGAATTAATTAATCAGAAATTTAAGGAGGTAGGATATAATAATTTTGAAGATGCTTATTCCGATGCAATTCGTATTTTGAAAGAAAAAAAAGACCCCGGTGCCTTCAAGAAAGCTTTCTCTGTGTTAGCAGAAGCACCCAAGGCCTTAATGGGAGTGGACGGCTTCGACGAAATGAGCGCGGCTATTACTGTTAACAAACTGATCACCGAAGCAACAAAAAACACTGCAACAGGTTCAGTTTTTTCGGTACTTGTTGGCATTGGTTTATACGGTGCACAAGAAGAGTGGAGAGAAAAGATTAGTGACTATGCTGACCTACTAGGAGAAATCGCCCAAACGGAAGATACTCTTAAAGATATTGTTGGTGACACGAAAAAAGGTATTGCAAATCAAGAGCAAAGCAATGAAAAAATTGAGGATTTATTAAAAAATCAAACGAAAAATATTATTTCAAGACTTTTACCAAAATACGTACCAGAACATATTAGCTCAGACGACCAAAAGAAATTGGATACATATCTTGCGAATATTGATAGCTTACCTGCAGAGAAACTCCCTAAGTTTATTGAGGAATTCAGTAAATTTCAATTTCAATTAGTACAGAAGCAAATAGATAAAATTGACAAAGGTTCGGCACAAGATTTAACAATAAGTATGGCTGGCATGTTAGGCGCAATGTTAACGAATACTGCACAAGGCATAACTGCTTTAGTTGGTATTGGCAGTAATGCACAGCCCTTACTCGACGCCGCCAAGACTATGGGCGATATCATCGTTCCTGGCATATTTCTCCCATCCAATATTTTAGCATCTCGCGCTGGAAAAAGAGCATACCAAGCAGGTAAATTAGAAGAGCGACGACTGAATGAAGCACAGAGTAATCTGCAAAAAATCTCAAATATGGATGTATATAAATCAAAGCTGAATGACACACAACTAGTAGCGAATGCTTCTGATCATTACGATATGTTAAAGCGCCATAATAAACGCGAAAATATTAATCACGGTAAGGTTTATGGGTGGGCACAAGCCGGTATGGCAACGACAAGCGGGTTAGCATTATTGTCCTTAGCTCTACCTCCGGTTGCCATCATAGCCAAGATAATAGGAATACCAAGTGCCGCAATTACTATTGCTGATTCACTAGTTTATAAGACTTACGTTGACAAACAAGGGGATAAATATCGTGGATTAGAACGCAATGCATCTGGCGCTAGTGATGCCGAGATTCTCTCTGAAGTAGCTCCTCAAGCAATACGGCCACCTAACATGGAAACTAGGAGACAAGAACTCAACGCCAAGCTCGGCAGTATTGCTGAAAACGACGCACATCTTAGCCCTAAGCTAACCACATTAAAAGCGGTTTCCATGATGAATTCGGCAATTAGAAAAGGTAAGTCTGGAGTTGAGGGTGAAAACTATATAGCGCGTGGTATTAAGCATCCATTATTCCAACGCACCGGGCTCTCGCCGTTACAACAAAATAAATTAATGCACCTCAGCACGACAGATAAAAGTTTTAAAAATCTTAAAGATCGTATTGATAAGGCTGATACAAAATTAGACAAGCAAGTAGTGCTTTTACAACGATTATTAGACCCTGAGAAATATCATGATAACAACGCGCCAAGACCAACAGAGATAATAGGCAGATTGATTACTATTCTTGAAAAGACTATTACCAAACAAGGCGACGAAGCTAGAGCCGAAGATAGCTCTTTGGACACAGCGGCAAGTGATGATAAAAAAACGAATAAAAGACAGTTATTCAAGAAAAAAAATAAATCACAGAAATCACTTCTAGATGATGTAGGAAAATCACAATTTTCCTGGAAAAGGTTCCATACTCTAAATATACCTTCCGCTTTAGACAATATGCGCCAAGCTGAAGAACTACAGACAAGACTAAACTCACCACAAGGTTTAACAGAAGATGAAAAAAACAGCTTAAATAAACTAACAGAAACAAACCAACGAAACTCTGCTGCAGTAGAGAAATACCTTCACAGAGCGATAGGTAAATTAATTAGTACAGAAAAAGCATGGACAAAAGGCGACCGCCAAGATATGTTTAACAGACTTGATCAATTGAACCAAGAAATACTTAGCGTAGAAAACTTCTATTTAAGCAATAACGACCAAGAGGTATCACAGCAAGTACCTAGATCTTCTGGTGAATCTAAAGCATCATTTAGGGATGCTAACGCTTCAAATTCCAAAGATAGGATCAATCAAACAAATAAACAAAAAGGCAAAGTTCAAACTTTAATAGATCGTTTCGAAACAATGAGTAAGCAATAA
- a CDS encoding 2-dehydropantoate 2-reductase, translating to MKTYTATVVGAGSIGCYLGGNLIHAGHRVKMLGRQRLQKVVADHGLKLSHFAKPEINLAPSQINFNTEITDSIDSDFVFICVKSGDTELTAQQLAPAIDNKSIIVSMQNGVRNTQTLKKYLPNNKVLAGMVPFNVFNQSKGHFHQGTKGALAIEQNTQAEHISQLFQGSNMEVELHTDMACVQWTKLVMNLNNAVNALSGLPLLNQLHNPDYRKVMADVISEALSVLENANIKTCRVGNVIPNTLPFILRLPTWAFKRIASAMLAIDDQARSSMYEDLSLKRLTEIDFLNGEIVALANSIGRQAPINEKIVSLVKKAEQQQRGSPELSAQALL from the coding sequence GTGAAAACATATACAGCTACTGTCGTCGGTGCAGGCTCCATAGGGTGTTATCTTGGGGGCAATTTAATACATGCCGGCCATCGCGTGAAAATGCTTGGCCGTCAGCGTTTGCAAAAAGTGGTTGCTGATCACGGTCTTAAATTAAGCCACTTTGCTAAGCCCGAGATAAACCTTGCACCATCACAAATAAATTTTAATACCGAAATAACAGACTCTATTGATTCTGACTTTGTATTTATTTGTGTTAAAAGCGGAGACACCGAGCTTACAGCTCAGCAACTAGCTCCGGCTATCGACAATAAAAGTATTATTGTTAGTATGCAAAATGGCGTTCGTAATACTCAAACTTTAAAAAAATACCTACCAAATAATAAAGTGCTGGCCGGCATGGTTCCATTTAATGTGTTTAATCAAAGCAAGGGGCATTTTCATCAAGGCACAAAAGGAGCATTGGCGATAGAGCAAAACACTCAAGCAGAACACATAAGCCAGCTTTTTCAGGGGTCAAATATGGAAGTGGAACTACACACTGATATGGCTTGTGTGCAATGGACAAAACTTGTTATGAATCTTAATAATGCGGTGAACGCTTTATCAGGCCTGCCACTGTTAAATCAGTTACATAACCCGGATTATAGAAAGGTAATGGCAGACGTAATTTCTGAAGCCTTATCAGTCTTAGAAAACGCAAACATTAAAACCTGTCGCGTTGGCAATGTAATACCCAACACACTGCCGTTTATATTACGTTTACCTACCTGGGCATTTAAACGTATCGCCAGCGCCATGCTCGCTATCGATGATCAAGCGCGATCCTCGATGTATGAGGACTTATCTCTCAAGCGGCTGACAGAAATTGATTTTCTTAATGGAGAAATTGTCGCTCTGGCAAATTCGATAGGGAGGCAGGCTCCCATCAATGAAAAAATCGTATCTCTTGTCAAAAAGGCTGAACAACAACAACGGGGATCACCAGAACTTTCAGCCCAGGCCTTATTATAA
- a CDS encoding winged helix-turn-helix transcriptional regulator, which produces MDKSPDKKLYCSLTVALDTIGDVWASLILRDLMIFGGRRRFEQLREALGISRNILTDRLNTLLDQGIVFKIPVEEGAKRMEYKLSAKGWDLLPMLLAMHQWSERWREDPLNSELKFVDKASGEEIAQVDIYSRNGRLLSPNEIGIEPRTPKAQKYLEDFKSEPNNSP; this is translated from the coding sequence ATGGATAAATCGCCTGATAAAAAACTGTATTGCTCTCTCACTGTGGCGCTAGACACCATCGGTGACGTCTGGGCATCCCTCATTCTGCGAGACTTAATGATTTTTGGCGGTAGACGCCGATTCGAACAGCTAAGAGAAGCCCTGGGCATTTCCCGTAATATTCTCACTGATCGCCTAAATACGTTGCTGGATCAAGGTATCGTCTTTAAAATCCCCGTGGAAGAGGGAGCAAAACGTATGGAGTACAAGCTCTCTGCCAAGGGGTGGGATCTACTCCCTATGCTACTAGCCATGCATCAGTGGTCAGAAAGATGGCGTGAAGACCCCTTAAATTCGGAGCTAAAGTTCGTTGATAAGGCATCTGGTGAAGAAATTGCCCAGGTAGACATCTATTCTCGCAATGGACGTCTCTTGAGTCCAAACGAAATTGGTATAGAACCCCGAACGCCTAAAGCACAGAAGTATTTAGAAGACTTTAAGAGCGAGCCCAACAACTCGCCATAG
- a CDS encoding response regulator transcription factor, whose translation MLVLLAEDNRDLAASVLDYLEMQDFECDYAERGDHALELVKETDYDAIILDIMMPGIDGLDLCQTLRKLGHNQPIIMLTARDTLRDKLAGFDAGADDYLVKPFDLPELTARLKVISKRKTTNTRLLKVADLEVNQDGHQVTRNGRNIDLSPACWKLLVALMQASPNVMSRRELESVLWKDSPPDSEALKSHIYTLRKLVDKPFSTSLIHTLRGVGVALRHEK comes from the coding sequence ATGCTGGTACTATTGGCCGAAGATAATCGTGACCTTGCTGCAAGTGTACTAGATTACCTCGAGATGCAAGATTTTGAGTGTGACTATGCTGAGCGCGGCGATCATGCCTTAGAACTTGTAAAAGAAACAGATTATGACGCTATTATTCTCGATATCATGATGCCGGGTATAGATGGTCTAGATCTATGCCAAACACTTCGAAAGCTCGGCCATAACCAACCGATTATAATGTTAACAGCAAGAGACACCTTAAGAGACAAGTTAGCGGGTTTTGATGCAGGAGCGGACGACTATCTGGTCAAACCTTTCGACCTACCAGAGTTAACTGCTCGTCTAAAAGTAATAAGTAAGCGTAAGACAACAAACACAAGGTTATTAAAAGTAGCCGACTTAGAAGTCAACCAAGATGGGCACCAAGTCACTCGCAACGGGCGTAATATTGATTTGTCCCCCGCCTGCTGGAAGCTATTGGTGGCACTCATGCAGGCAAGCCCAAACGTCATGTCCAGAAGAGAACTAGAAAGTGTTCTTTGGAAAGATAGCCCACCCGACTCAGAAGCCCTTAAATCTCACATCTACACACTACGTAAACTGGTCGATAAGCCCTTTTCCACATCGCTAATTCATACTCTGCGCGGTGTTGGTGTGGCATTAAGGCATGAAAAATAA
- a CDS encoding sensor histidine kinase has protein sequence MKNNPQQSLPAKVGRIITGFSFFMVIFYSYMMLLSKDSGLRDATHSVLIHESQLFIKAYQKDPHAPLPESYSLKGFIGLESMPDNIAEFFPINARESWYQRKSGVYYQVSNHEYGDGHHHLYAQKLPNSDRELFIYYRLLISPDNRVDLWKSVKHISLLGLVLIIALLLILRSFIHRTLNPISSLSAWINTLSDQQKPAPLPKDIKQDEIGQLAHNLFHALERINLQNERERSFLRNASHELRTPIAIIRNTMDVLEHKGSQPEYQHILPLLQRIRRASDTMKAVTEAILWLAIDEYTTPEKSEVRLASLVNDIVEQNRNLLHDKVVEVDINIDSLSSINSQKALAYIAIDNLIRNSFQHCSKGKIKISAPSPLRLEISNSRFDINDVDNHGNKHIVDTGGFGLGLALVQKIADKKRWFFNFSLNDNLAVAYLEFS, from the coding sequence ATGAAAAATAATCCCCAGCAATCGCTACCGGCAAAAGTAGGAAGGATTATCACCGGCTTTTCCTTTTTCATGGTGATATTCTATTCCTACATGATGCTCTTATCGAAAGATTCTGGCTTGCGTGATGCCACGCACTCGGTACTTATTCATGAGTCACAACTGTTTATTAAAGCCTACCAAAAAGATCCTCATGCGCCCCTTCCAGAGTCTTATTCTCTCAAAGGTTTTATCGGCTTGGAGAGTATGCCTGATAATATCGCAGAGTTTTTCCCAATTAATGCAAGGGAATCGTGGTATCAACGTAAAAGTGGTGTTTACTACCAAGTGTCAAACCATGAATATGGCGATGGCCATCATCACCTATATGCCCAAAAACTACCGAATTCAGATCGTGAACTCTTCATATACTACCGGCTTTTGATTTCTCCAGATAACAGAGTCGACCTTTGGAAAAGTGTCAAACATATCTCTTTGTTAGGGCTTGTATTAATCATCGCTCTCTTGCTTATTTTGCGCAGCTTCATTCACAGAACGCTCAATCCAATTAGCAGTTTATCTGCTTGGATCAACACCCTCAGTGACCAGCAGAAGCCAGCTCCCTTACCAAAGGATATAAAACAAGATGAGATCGGACAGTTGGCCCACAACCTCTTTCACGCACTGGAACGCATTAACTTACAAAATGAACGCGAACGTTCATTCCTACGCAATGCCAGCCACGAATTACGCACGCCAATCGCCATCATCCGCAACACTATGGATGTGCTAGAGCACAAAGGCTCACAGCCTGAGTATCAGCATATTTTGCCTCTACTGCAACGAATTCGTCGGGCCAGTGATACCATGAAAGCTGTTACTGAGGCTATTTTATGGTTAGCAATAGACGAGTATACGACACCTGAAAAAAGCGAGGTCAGGCTAGCTTCACTCGTGAACGATATTGTTGAGCAAAATCGTAATCTACTCCATGATAAAGTCGTTGAAGTCGACATCAATATTGATAGCCTAAGTTCTATCAATTCACAGAAGGCACTTGCATACATCGCCATTGATAACTTGATCCGCAACTCTTTTCAACACTGCTCTAAAGGGAAAATAAAAATTAGTGCTCCTAGCCCGCTACGCCTTGAAATTAGTAACAGTCGCTTTGATATAAATGATGTAGATAACCATGGTAATAAGCATATAGTTGATACAGGAGGATTTGGTTTAGGCCTAGCATTGGTACAAAAAATTGCTGATAAAAAACGATGGTTTTTCAATTTTTCTCTCAATGATAACCTTGCAGTGGCATACCTAGAGTTCTCGTAG
- a CDS encoding cytochrome-c peroxidase, with protein sequence MLLAITLAACDSKTAKTVSSTVIQDVDKRAIIPLPQHASFLDDEVILGHRLFHDKRLSGNQQVSCANCHSIVTGGDDNIPIAIGVEGRMGKINSPTVLNSSLNFRQFWDGRAYSLEEQVEGPIHNKLEMDANWSMIIARLRKDPWYVQQFTEIYDSSINADNIKAAIANFERELITPNSPFDRYLKGDKNALSSLQLQGYNRFKSLGCISCHQGINIGGNMYQRIGIVHNYFNDRGSITEADYGLYNITKQEEDRFKFKVPSLRNIALTAPYFHDGQTPTLEVAIKKMAYYQLGEHLSIEDIQAIEAFLHTLTGEVNPAILNIQANTND encoded by the coding sequence GTGCTTTTGGCTATCACACTAGCGGCGTGCGATAGCAAAACTGCCAAGACTGTTTCCTCGACAGTTATTCAGGATGTGGACAAAAGGGCCATCATTCCTCTACCTCAACATGCTTCATTTTTAGATGATGAAGTTATCCTAGGGCATCGCCTATTCCACGATAAACGCTTATCAGGGAATCAACAAGTAAGCTGTGCCAACTGTCATTCGATCGTCACAGGGGGTGATGACAATATACCAATCGCGATCGGAGTGGAGGGTAGAATGGGGAAGATTAACTCACCTACCGTACTCAATAGCTCACTCAATTTCAGGCAATTCTGGGACGGCAGAGCCTATAGTTTAGAAGAGCAAGTTGAAGGGCCGATTCATAACAAGTTAGAAATGGACGCCAACTGGTCTATGATTATAGCGCGCTTACGAAAAGATCCCTGGTATGTACAGCAATTCACAGAAATATATGATAGTAGTATTAATGCAGACAATATAAAGGCTGCAATCGCAAATTTCGAACGCGAACTTATCACTCCTAACAGCCCCTTCGACCGTTACTTAAAGGGTGATAAAAATGCCCTCTCAAGCTTACAATTACAAGGCTACAATCGCTTTAAATCTCTAGGCTGCATTTCCTGTCATCAAGGTATTAATATAGGCGGGAATATGTATCAGCGCATTGGCATAGTGCACAACTACTTTAATGATAGGGGTAGCATCACTGAAGCAGACTATGGTCTTTATAATATAACGAAACAGGAAGAAGACAGGTTTAAATTCAAAGTACCCAGCCTTCGCAACATTGCACTTACCGCACCTTATTTTCATGATGGCCAAACTCCAACGCTAGAAGTCGCCATAAAAAAAATGGCCTACTATCAGTTAGGAGAACACCTTAGTATTGAAGATATCCAGGCGATAGAGGCCTTTCTTCATACACTTACAGGAGAAGTTAATCCTGCGATACTGAATATACAGGCCAACACAAATGATTAG
- a CDS encoding histidine kinase dimerization/phospho-acceptor domain-containing protein produces the protein MIRFWLFSGVIITLGSLLGLIFTSKELHHLDDIKSTLIQLPIIDESIYFSMMMLHSGTTNNFDALTELNHRQIQTSQQLFNKLEYHFKDRYKKNVQDIASILAIKENQLEKFKSNIALLNNAKFYVTTKMQVLSTDDQKQLPIILKISSNLLKFSESPKLDTANQIRQDIVKVNTALLSDTGQSHWHHALLHMEYYLKNKLDAFNFSLLTVNWATLPPYRSLKDKINNHRNRYLVFQTLTYSTLTLGIISLISLAAVIFSRYLNARQDLVTLNQSLETRIELATQDLEKSRDIAIKANAAKTSFLANMSHELRTPLNSIIGFSSRLEKKLAKSEEKSVLSALKNIRTNGHYLLNFFNDLLELSRESQEEEEDIKPINIEINELCRGAITNVSNYFYKKSVELIFNVEQQVSICSQENRIKRIIYGVTNTAMHNTDSGFVKLDLETVEGGCRFTVTDSGTPLTEERIEVLLNPLDNSQTDSINVQGIGLGLYLVNKMLNLIEGSIEIVPQASGNEYRIFLPSC, from the coding sequence ATGATTAGATTTTGGTTGTTTTCCGGTGTGATAATAACCCTAGGCTCATTGCTAGGTCTTATATTTACCAGCAAAGAATTACACCACCTGGACGACATTAAAAGCACCTTAATACAGCTGCCTATCATAGATGAAAGTATCTATTTTAGTATGATGATGTTGCATTCTGGAACAACAAATAATTTTGATGCGTTGACAGAGCTCAACCATAGGCAAATTCAAACATCTCAACAATTATTTAACAAGTTAGAGTATCACTTTAAAGATCGGTATAAAAAAAATGTACAAGATATTGCATCCATATTAGCTATTAAAGAGAATCAGTTAGAAAAATTTAAATCTAACATTGCACTACTGAACAATGCTAAATTTTATGTTACCACCAAGATGCAAGTCCTTAGCACGGATGACCAAAAACAACTGCCAATCATCCTAAAAATTAGTAGCAACCTGCTTAAATTTTCTGAATCTCCCAAGTTGGATACAGCAAATCAAATACGGCAAGATATTGTAAAAGTAAATACAGCTTTACTTTCAGATACAGGGCAAAGCCACTGGCATCATGCACTATTACACATGGAATACTATCTTAAAAACAAATTAGACGCGTTTAATTTTAGTCTGCTAACAGTCAACTGGGCGACACTGCCACCTTATCGGTCATTAAAAGATAAAATAAACAATCACCGCAATAGATATTTAGTTTTTCAAACACTAACATATTCCACACTTACCTTAGGAATTATCTCCCTAATATCACTTGCTGCAGTTATTTTCAGTCGCTATTTAAATGCTCGCCAAGACCTAGTTACGCTCAATCAATCTCTGGAAACACGTATAGAACTTGCCACACAAGACCTTGAAAAATCGCGAGACATAGCAATCAAAGCAAATGCGGCTAAGACAAGTTTCTTAGCTAATATGTCACATGAATTAAGAACACCTCTTAATTCGATTATTGGTTTTAGCTCAAGACTAGAAAAGAAACTGGCAAAATCAGAAGAAAAATCTGTGCTTTCTGCACTCAAAAATATACGTACTAACGGCCACTATTTACTAAACTTTTTTAACGATCTACTTGAGCTTTCTAGAGAATCTCAAGAAGAAGAGGAAGATATAAAACCTATCAATATTGAAATTAACGAGTTATGTCGAGGGGCCATTACTAACGTCAGTAATTACTTTTACAAAAAGTCAGTGGAACTGATTTTCAACGTTGAGCAGCAAGTATCAATTTGTAGTCAAGAAAATCGCATAAAGCGAATAATATATGGCGTAACCAACACCGCTATGCACAATACAGATTCTGGCTTTGTTAAGCTAGATTTGGAAACTGTTGAAGGCGGTTGTAGGTTTACTGTGACAGATTCAGGAACACCTCTGACAGAAGAAAGAATAGAAGTACTATTAAACCCACTGGATAATAGTCAAACGGACAGTATTAATGTACAAGGTATAGGCCTGGGTTTATACCTCGTTAATAAAATGCTTAACTTGATTGAAGGAAGTATTGAAATAGTGCCGCAAGCAAGCGGCAATGAATATCGTATATTCCTGCCTTCTTGTTAA
- the nirD gene encoding nitrite reductase small subunit NirD — protein MISTDNKWQAICKAEDLSANLGVRAILNEEQVAIFKVRDDLYAISAIDPFSNAAVLSRGIVGDLEGAVVLASPVYKQHFCLKTGSCLEDDTVKLKTYPIRDNNGRIELAVA, from the coding sequence ATGATTTCTACAGATAATAAATGGCAAGCCATTTGTAAAGCCGAGGATTTATCGGCTAATTTGGGAGTGCGTGCCATCCTAAATGAAGAACAAGTGGCTATTTTTAAAGTTAGGGATGATTTATATGCTATTAGTGCTATCGACCCTTTTTCTAATGCTGCGGTACTTTCTCGAGGCATAGTAGGTGATCTGGAAGGCGCTGTAGTATTAGCGTCACCGGTTTATAAACAGCATTTTTGCTTGAAAACAGGTAGTTGTCTTGAAGATGATACGGTTAAGCTTAAGACCTATCCTATAAGAGATAATAACGGTCGTATCGAGTTGGCTGTAGCTTAG